The following coding sequences lie in one Monomorium pharaonis isolate MP-MQ-018 chromosome 1, ASM1337386v2, whole genome shotgun sequence genomic window:
- the LOC118647364 gene encoding sorbitol dehydrogenase-like, whose translation MEYLSFNSSNKSLTLKKRDIPKPAPNEVRIKVAYSGICGTDLHILEGSFPCKENGPLTLGHEFVGTIDELGSEVTMFKIGQRVAADPNSGCNKCDHCHNANYHFCFEGGLNNTIGIFRDGGWATHVLVPETQVYLIPDEVEMHQAALSEPLSCLAHGWDRINPVNIGNRILVIGAGIIGLLWACLFHLHGIRKTVTISEPQQKRRTLTSNLGLDYKIKSPTELKEQFDLAVDCSGNAPAMELAVSLLGQGGRLCVFGVANPKAKLSIEPFQVYKKELSIIGVNINPYTFSKGLALVQSMSEKYLDYNKLGISVFSLSQYKEALDALKKGEISKAVFKL comes from the exons ATGGAATATTTAAGCTTTAATTCGTCGAACAAATCACTTACTTTGAAAAAACGAGATATTCCTAAACCAGCACCAAATGAAGTCCGAATTAAAGTCGCGTATTCTGGAATTTGTGGAACAGATCTTCATATTTTGGAA gGAAGTTTTCCTTGTAAAGAGAACGGACCTCTGACTCTTGGACATGAGTTTGTAGGTACTATCGATGAACTCGGATCGGAAGTGACCATGTTTAAAATTGGTCAGCGTGTTGCTGCCGATCCTAACAGTGGATGTAATAAATGCGATCACTGTCACAATGCgaattatcatttttgtttCGAGGGTGGTTTAAATAATACCATAGGTATTTTCAGAGATGGTGGATGGGCTACGCATGTGCTTGTTCCAGAAACACAG GTATACTTAATTCCGGATGAAGTTGAAATGCACCAAGCAGCACTAAGTGAGCCACTGTCATGCTTGGCTCACGGTTGGGACAGAATCAATCCTGTAAATATAGGAAACAGGATTCTTGTAATAGGCGCCGGGATCATAGGTTTATTGTGGGCTTGTCTGTTTCATTTGCATGGTATTAGAAAGACTGTCACTATCAGTGAACCGCAACAAAAACGGAGAACTCTGACCTCCAACCTTG gtcttgattataaaattaaaagtccgACGGAATTAAAAGAGCAGTTTGATTTAGCTGTGGATTGCAGCGGCAATGCTCCAGCCATGGAATTGGCTGTATCTTTATTAGGTCAAGGTGGTCGCTTATGCGTATTCGGTGTCGCTAATCCAAAAGCAAAACTATCGATTGAACCATTTCAG GTTTACAAAAAGGAATTAAGCATCATAGGCGTGAATATAAATCCCTATACTTTTTCTAAAGGATTAGCTCTGGTGCAATCAATGTCCgaaaaatatcttgattacaataaattaggaatcagtgtattttcatTGTCTCAATACAAAGAAGCTCTCGATGCATTGAAGAAAGGAGAAATCAGCAAGGCCGTTttcaagttataa